A section of the Salmo salar chromosome ssa05, Ssal_v3.1, whole genome shotgun sequence genome encodes:
- the si:ch211-255i20.3 gene encoding transmembrane emp24 domain-containing protein 11 — MNVRGIGLWMLCYLVLTAAMYFDLGEQEEKCLIEEIPGDMLVTGYFLLENWDAKNNLNSPHLGLTITVRDPNHDILMKKRYGRFGKFTFTSHASGPHWLCMQSNSTRFSVFASERLRIHFDVQMGEHSIDPSVEIHKDTVQNMEYSLEHLRDQILYITRQQDFQREREETFRQISEETNGKVLWWAVVQTSVLLSVGFWQIKRLKDFLIAKKLV; from the exons ATGAATGTGAGGGGCATTGGGCTGTGGATGCTGTGTTACCTAGTGCTGACGGCTGCTATGTACTTTGATCTGGGTGAGCAGGAGGAGAAATGCCTCATTGAGGAGATTCCAGGCGACATGCTGGTCACAG GTTATTTTCTTTTGGAGAATTGGGATGCAAAAAATAACCTTAACTCCCCTCATCTTGGCCTCACTATCACTGTGCGAGATCCAAACCATGAT ATACTGATGAAAAAAAGATATGGCAGATTTGGAAAATTCACATTCACATCCCATGCTTCTGGCCCGCATTGGTTGTGCATGCAGTCCAACTCAACAAGGTTTTCAGTTTTCGCCAGTGAAAGGCTG AGGATTCATTTTGATGTTCAGATGGGAGAGCACTCCATTGACCCCAGTGTTGAGATACACAAAGACACAGTCCAGAACATGGAGTACAGCCTGGAGCACCTGAGGGACCAGATCCTATACATCACCAGGCAGCAAGACTTCCAGAGG GAAAGAGAGGAGACTTTCCGTCAGATCAGTGAAGAAACCAATGGGAAAGTTTTGTGGTGGGCTGTTGTGCAGACTTCCGTTCTACTATCAGTTGGATTTTGGCAAATAAAAAGACTGAAAGACTTCTTGATTGCAAAGAAGTTGGTTTGA
- the LOC106604971 gene encoding spondin-2, with amino-acid sequence MKEVGAAGENIQSVYGLFSTPAVVGGTGQMTSEFDVFARHSFLSFVVRIVPSSDWFLGVDSFNLCEGDHWKESITLELYPYDAGTDSGFTFSSPNFETIPQDKVTQITSSSPNHPANSFYYPRLKNLPPMGKVTLTKINSNQIFSILMEPTLFN; translated from the exons ATGAAGGAGGTGGGGGCGGCTGGGGAAAACATCCAGAGTGTCTACGGGCTGTTCTCCACTCCAGCTGTGGTCGGGGGAACGGGCCAGATGACCTCAGAGTTCGATGTCTTCGCAAGGCACTCTTTC ctgTCCTTCGTAGTGCGGATAGTTCCCAGCTCAGACTGGTTCCTGGGAGTAGACAGCTTTAACCTTTGTGAAGGAGACCATTGGAAGGAGAGCATTACACTGGAGCTGTACCCCTACGATGCAGGCACTGACAGCGGCTTCACCTTTTCCTCTCCCAACTTTGAGACCATTCCTCAGGACAAAGTCACACAG ATAACGTCATCTTCTCCAAACCATCCTGCCAACTCATTCTATTACCCCCGTCTGAAGAATCTGCCCCCCATGGGCAAGGTCACCCTGACAAAGATCAACAGCAACCAGATCTTCAGCATACTCATGGAGCCCACCCTGTTCAACTAG